The Dreissena polymorpha isolate Duluth1 chromosome 10, UMN_Dpol_1.0, whole genome shotgun sequence genome includes a region encoding these proteins:
- the LOC127847152 gene encoding major facilitator superfamily domain-containing protein 3-like, producing the protein MLSRNICFLSFLYFLQGLPYGLQSRFLPLYFRTHGMSLSHISFFKLLLIPWMLKALWAPFVDRYGTKKLWLAYSMFGLFLTCILGSFTDPKYTFLLGFVLFLFNFLTATQDIAVDGLAIQVLAASELASGNIAQVVGYKFGAIFSGGFITWLGELYGLQWGTIFVGLAIFYLMAYLLVVKIVPTENQDHKPPKEDSYKKSDNENDLPQEKSAGSVSKGRHWIIKHFQFVLHTQETKWTLLYVLVYKLGEQGALTLVPLFLVDQAVPASSVGFWTGLVGQTVSILGSLLGGWLVACFRITPYRGILLFSLFRIVLLAMVFISVLTWPSVDAASYSSISYGVLVGLMCTMLLGSGVITTTTFTLMMFCSQRSPSAIQASHYTTMATVEVLGKLTFSVLIGSLADMFGYSLTFLLFVMLAIVVLPVILKCPQSLIDMFER; encoded by the exons ATGTTGTCAAGGAATATTTGTTTCCTGTCATTCCTGTATTTTCTGCAGGGTCTACCGTACGGACTTCAGTCCAGGTTCCTCCCACTTTACTTCAGAACTCATGGCATGTCATTGTCACATATTAGTTTCTTCAAATTGCTACTCATTCCTTGGATGTTGAAGGCGCTATGGGCTCCATTTGTGGACAGATACGGGACCAAAAAGCTCTGGCTTGCTTATAGCATGTTTGGATTGTTTCTAACATGCATTTTGGGGTCTTTTACGGATCCAAAGTACACGTTCCTACTTGGATTTGTTTTGTTTCTGTTTAACTTTCTTACAGCAACTCAGGATATTGCTGTTGATGGATTGGCAATTCAGGTTTTAGCTGCTTCAGAGCTAGCATCAGGAAATATTGCCCAAGTTGTTGGTTATAAATTTGGTGCTATTTTTAGTGGTGGTTTCATTACCTGGTTAGGAGAGTTGTATGGACTTCAATGGGGAACTATATTTGTTGGCTTGGCAATATTTTACTTAATGGCATACTTATTGGTTGTTAAAATTGTGCCCACTGAAAACCAAGATCACAAACCACCTAAGGAGGATTCCTACAAGAAATCAGACAATGAAAATGACTTGCCTCAAGAGAAGAGTGCTGGAAGTGTTAGTAAGGGTAGACATTGGATCATCAAGCATTTCCAGTTTGTTCTTCATACTCAAGAAACAAAATGGACTCTTCTTTATGTGCTTGTCTACAAGTTAG GTGAGCAGGGTGCCCTGACCCTGGTGCCCCTATTCCTGGTTGACCAGGCTGTGCCTGCGAGCTCTGTGGGGTTCTGGACAGGGCTCGTGGGTCAGACTGTCTCCATACTGGGCTCCCTTCTTGGGGGATGGCTTGTTGCTTGCTTCAG GATCACACCATACAGAGGTATCCTGTTGTTCTCCCTGTTCCGGATAGTGTTGCTTGCCATGGTCTTCATTAGTGTGCTCACATGGCCCTCAGTGGATGCAGCCAGCTACAGCTCTATCTCATATG GTGTCCTAGTTGGCCTGATGTGTACCATGTTGCTAGGCAGCGGGGTCATCACAACCACGACCTTCACCTTGATGATGTTCTGCTCCCAGAGGTCACCAAGTGCAATCCAGGCCAGCCATTACACAACCATGGCTACTGTGGAAGTCCTGGGCAAACTGACATTCTCTGTGCTGATTGGCTCATTGGCTGACATGTTTGGATACTCTTTGACATTTCTGTTATTTGTCATGTTAGCCATTGTTGTTCTACCTGTTATTTTGAAGTGTCCACAGTCTCTAATT